Within the Cyanobium sp. ATX 6F1 genome, the region GGGGGTCCCCCAGATGCACGGAGCAGAGGTGGCCCTCCAGGTGATGCACCCCCACAAACGGCAGCCCATGGAGGGCGGCCAGGGTGCGCCCGGTGACCGAACCCACCAGCAACGCCCCCACCAGCCCGGGGGCCACCGTGGCGGCGATGCCGTCCAGATCGCCGAAGCCCAGACCGCTCTCGGCCATCACCTGCTCGATCAGCAGCGGCAGGGCTTCCACATGGCGGCGGGAGGCGATTTCAGGCACCACCCCACCCCAGAGTGCGTGCTCCTCGACCTGAGAAGCGACGGCACTGGCGAGCACCGTCTGGTCGCGCACGATCGCCGCAGCGGACTCGTCACAACTTGTTTCGACGGCCAGGAGGGTCGGCATCGGCTCTTGAGATGTCCCCTACTGTCCGCAAGTGACATCCTGCCTTCCCGCAGGTCTTTCCCCAGCACCGGACACGATGCGCCGTCTCTTTGCTGTTCTGATCTCAGCCTTCCTGATCTTCGGCTTCGCCCCCGTGGCCCACGCCGATATCGCGGGGCTGACCCCCTGTGCTGAGAGCCCCCGCTTCCAGCAGCGGGCGAGCCAAGCCACCACGGACCAGGCCAAGGCCCGGTTCTCGAACTACAGCCAGGCCCTCTGTGGCACCGATGGCCTGCCCCACCTGATCGTCGATGGCCGCTTCAGCCATGCCGGTGATTTCCTGATTCCGAGCATTGCCTTCCTCTACATCACCGGCACGATCGGCTGGGCCGGCCGCTCCTACCTGATGGCCATCCGCGGCAGCAAGGACGCCACCATGCGGGAAATCCAGATCGACATGCCCCTGGCGTTCAAATCCACCCTCTCCGCCGCCGCCTGGCCCCTGGCGGCCTTCAAGGAGTTCGCCGGCGGAAAAATGCTGGAAGACGACTCCAAAGTCACCGTTTCCCCCCGCTGATTACTGGAACCATGAAGAAATTCCTCACCACCGCCCCCGTCGTCGCAGCCGTCTGGTTCACCCTCACGGCCGGAATCATGATCGAGTTCAATCGGTTTTTCCCCGATCTGCTCTTCCACCCCCTCTGAGCCGGGAAACCCATCCCTTTCAGGCGGCCCAAGGGCCGCTTTTTTATGGGCTGACCACCCGCCGCCATCCCGACCAGCCCCCCTCAGGCACTGGGGGCAACCGCCGGCTCTGCGCCAAGGCCCATCAACGCCTCCAGTTGGAGCAGGGCCTGATCGAGATCTCCGTTCACCAGCACCGCATCGAACTCCGCCTCGGCCTCCAGCTCCACCCGCGCCCGCTGCAGCCGCCGGGCGATCGCCTCCTCGCTGTCGGTGCCGCGACCGCGGATGCGCCGCTCCAACTCCTCGAAGGAAGGGGGTTTGAGGAAGATCTGAAAGCCCTCGGGAAAGCTGCGCCGCACCTGGCGCGCCCCCTCCAGCTCGATCTCCAGCAGCACCGGATGTCCTGCGGCCAGGTGGCGCTCCACAGGTTCGCGCGGCGTTCCATAGCGATGGCCGGCGAATTCGGCCCACTCCAGCAGTCCCCCCGCCTCCAGCTGACGGTCGAAGCGTTCGCGGCTGAGGAAGAAGTAGTGCTCCCCGTCCACCTCCCCGGCGCGGGGCGAGCGTGTGGTGGCCGACACCGACAGCCAGATGCGGGGATGGCGCCGCAACAAGGCCGCCACCAGAGTGCCCTTGCCGACACCGCTCGGTCCGGTGATCAGCGTGAGCCGCCCGGCGGAGGAAGGGGAAGCCATCATCGGAAACACCGCCTGCCAGCAGAGTAGGGGCCATGACCGCGCCTGAGACAGCCGCTGGAACCACCAGCCGAGCGAGCCCGCAACGCCTTCCCCTTCAGGCCCTCGATGTGACCAGCCTCAAGGCGGTGTTGGCGGAATGGCGGCCCACCCTGCTGCCCTGCCGCTTCGAGAAGGCCCAGCAGAGCGCCCCCCACACCCTGCAACTGGGGCTGCGGGCGCTGGATCGACGTGTCTGGCTGGAGATCAGCTGGCAGGCGGAGGCACCGCGGTTGCTGGCGATCGAGCCGCCCCCCCGCATCGGTGCGGGCAGCACCCTGGCCCAGCAACTGCAACACGGCCTGGCCGGTCTGGCCCTGGTGGAGCTGGAGCAACGGGGCTGGGAACGGGTGGTGGAACTGCGCTTCGCCCGCCGCCCAGGCGATCCGATCAGCCGCACCCTGGTGGTGGAACTGATGGGCCGCCACAGCAACGTGTTCCTGCTCGATGAGCAGCAACGGGTGATCACCCTGGCCCGTCAGGTCAAGGAGCAGCACTCACGGCTGCGGCCGATCGGCACCGGCGATGCCTACGGTCCGCCACCGTCCCTGCAGGGGCACAGCCCCTCGCTCGAGGAGCCCTTCCCTCGCTGGAGGGGGCGCCTCAGCCTGGTGCCCATGACCCTGGGCCAGGCCCTGCGGGAGGCCTATCAGGGGATCAGTCCCGCCCTGGCTCTGCAACTGGCGGGAGATCAGCCGGAGGTCTCGAGAGCCCTGCTGGAGCAACCGGTGGCCGCCCTGGACGAGCCGCAATGGGAGCAACTCTGGCGCCGCTGGCAGCGTTGGCTGCGGGCCGTGGCCACTGGCGATTTCCAGTTCACCCCCGGCGGCGCCTGCGCCTTCCGCTGCTGGAAAGAGGCCGGTGCAGCGACCAGCGACTGCGAGGCCCACCCAGCTGGGCTGCCCATCAACGGAGCCCTCAGCCGGTATTACAGCGGCGAGCTGAACCGCCGGCTGCTGGCCGAGCGCCAGGGCGGCCTGCGCCAGCGGGGAAACCAGGCGATCGAGCGGGAGCGGCGCTTGCTGCAGCAGCAAGAGCAGCTGCTCGCACGGGTGGAGGACAGCGATGGGCTGCAGGAACGCGCCCACGCCCTGCTCAGTGGCCAGGCCCCGCGCCGGGAGCAGATCGATGAGGCCCAGCGGCTCTACCGCCAGGCCCGCAAGCTGCGGCGCTCGCAGGCGGCGATCACCCCGCGGATCGCCCACCATCGAGAGCGGCTCGAACGACTGGAGGCCAGCCTCACCTTCATGGAGCAGGCCGACGACCTGGCCCAGCTGGAGACCCTGGAGGCCGAACTGCAGGAGCTCAGCGCCGAGGGCCGGAAACCGAAACGCCCCCTGGGCGGAGGCGCCAACAGCGCGCCGGTCCCACCGCAACCCCTGGAGCTGCGCAGTGGAGGTGGCCTGAGGGTGCAGGTGGGCCGCAACCACCGCCAGAACGAGTGGATCAGCCTGCGCCAGGCCCGCCGCGGGGATCTCTGGTTCCACGCCCAGGAATGCCCGGGCAGTCACGTGGTGCTCAAGAGCTCGGAGGCGCCGGCCCAGGACGACGACCTCCAGCTGGCGGCCGATCTGGCCGCCCACTTCAGCCGGGCCCGGGGCAATGGACGGGTGGCGGTGGTGATGGTGCCCACCGATCAGTTGCAGCGCATCCCCGGTGCGGGGGCCGGCACCGTGCGCCACCGGGGTGGCGAACAGCTCTGGGCCGATCCAGGCCGCGCCGCAGCCTGGCTGAGCCGCCCGGCAGGCGGATCAGGAGCGCCGGTCCCTAGCCTCGAACCAGCGCAGCGGCCATGAGTCCCAACGATTCCCCACCGGGCCAGCCGCCCGCACCGATTCGAGTCACCCCCATCAACGCCGCAGGCCGCTGGTTAGCGAAAACGGCCCCGGGGGGGGATCCAGGCGACTTCCCGGCGGAGGTGGAGATGAGCCTGGTCGATCACCTCGAGGAACTGCGCCAGCGGGTGTTGCAGAGCCTGCTGGCTGTGGTGGTGGCCGCCGCCGCCTGCCTGGTCCTGGTCAAACCCCTGGTTCGCCTGCTGGAGGTGCCCGCCGAGGGCATGCGCTTCCTGCAGCTGGCTCCCGGGGAGTTCCTGTTCGTGTCGCTCAAGGTGGCGGGCTATGCCGGCCTCACCCTGGCACTGCCGTTCATCCTGTATCAGGGCTTGGCCTTCGTGCTCCCTGGCCTCACCCGACGGGAACGGCGGCTGGTGGCGCCGGCGGTGGCTGGATCGGCCGTGCTGTTTCTGGGGGGCCTGGCCTTCGCCTGGTGGGCCCTGGTGCCGGCGGCCCTGCGCTTTCTGGTGAGCTACGGCGCCGATGTGGTCGAGCCGATCTGGTCGATCGAGCGCTACCTGGATTTCGTCCTGCTGCTGATGGTGGCCACGGGTCTGGCCTTCCAGTTGCCCGTGCTGCAGCTGCTGCTCGGGGCCTTCGGCCTGCTGCGGGCTGAAACGATGCTGGCGGCGTGGCGCTGGGTGGTGCTGGCGGCGGCCCTGGCGGGGGCCGTGCTCACCCCCTCCACCGATCCGGTGACGATGCTGCTGCTTACCGGGGCGATCACCGCCCTCTACCTGGTGGGGGTGGCACTCGTTGCCCTGGTGCAATCGGTGCGAACCGAAGCCGGCACGGCCGGCGACGGCGTGCACGAGGCTGCGGATGGGGCCCCGGGCGAGAGCTAGAGCAGGAACTCCTTTCCCCGACCGCCCGTCTCCAGTGCCAGGCCCATGGCCTTGCCCAGCCGTGGGCGCTCAGCCGTGGTGAGCAGCCACTCACGCACCTGGCCGGCCACCCCCAGTTCGTTGAGCAGCGCGATCAGTTCCCCGATGTGTGCGGCGTAGGCCTCCGCGTCCAGGGGGAACGACTGCTGCTCCAGGTAGGCCCACATCACCTGCAGATAGAGCCGGCCCCGGCGCTGCACCAGCTGCATGTCGTAGGAGGCGCGCCAACGGGAGCGCAGCACTCCGAGCACCTCCTCAAGGCCGAGGGGCGGGGCGGGCTCCACATCGGGAGGCTCGGGCACGGGAAAGGGTCGGGTTGCGCAACAGCATGTTGCAGCAATCCACCATGGCCCCGCCGCCACAAACGGTGATGGGCAGGGCAGCGTCCATAATGGGCGGCACGTCACGTCGGCTCACTGGACCGCTCCTATGACTCAGATCCCAGCGAGCGATGTCCCCGGAATGGGTCGGCGGCAGTTCATGAATCTGCTCACCTTCGGATCGGTCACGGGCGTCGCCCTGGGGGCCCTCTATCCGGTGGTCAACTACTTCATTCCCCCCAAGGCGGTGGGCGGCTCCGGCGGGGTGAGCGCCAAGGACGAACTGGGCAATTCCGTCACCGCCAGCGGCTGGCTTTCCACCCACAACGAAGGCGACCGCAGCCTGGTGCAGGGCCTCAAGGGTGACCCCACCTACCTGACCGTGGAAGGGCCCGATGCGATTGGCAGCTACGGCATCAACGCGATCTGCACCCACCTGGGCTGCGTGGTGCCCTGGAACAGCGGCGCCAACAAGTTCATGTGCCCCTGCCACGGCAGCCAGTACGACGCCACCGGCAAGGTGGTGCGCGGCCCCGCGCCCCTTTCCCTGGCCCTGGCCCAGGTGAGCGTCGAGAACGACAACGTGTTCCTCAGCCCTTGGACGGACACCGATTTCCGCAACGGTGAGCAGCCCTGGTGGGCCTGAATCCGCTGAGCCTTCTTCCCCCCTCCCGTCGCCTGCCCGTCCGTCCCATGCGCCGCTCCCTCACCCTCCTGCTGACCACCCTGCTGACCTTCGGCGTTCTGCTGATCGCCCCCCAGAGCAGCTGGGCCTATCCCTTCTGGGCCCAACAGAACTACGAGAATCCCCGCGAAGCCACCGGCAAACTGGTGTGCGCCAACTGCCACCTGGCCAAGAAGCCCACCCACGTGGAAGTGCCCCAGGCGGTCTTCCCCGACACGGTCTTCAAGGCCACCGTCGAGATCCCCTACGACACCAGCGTGCAGCAGGTGGGCGGTGACGGCAGCCGCACCGGCCTGAACGTGGGGGCGGTGGTGATCCTTCCAGACGGTTTCACCCTCGCGCCCCCCGAGCGCCTCAGCGAGGAGCTCAAGCAGGAAACCGAAGGCGTCTACTACACCCAATACAGCGATGCCTACCCCAACATCCTGCTGGTGGGCCCACTCCCCGGTGACCAGCACCAGGAGATCGTCTTCCCGATCCTTTCGCCTGATCCCGCCACCGACAGCGGCATTCACTTCGGCAAATACTCGATCAATGTGGGCGGCAACCGGGGCCGGGGCCAGGTGACCCCCACCGGTGAGAAGTCCAACAACACCGTCTACACCGCCCCCGCTGCGGGCCGGGTGGCCAGCATCACCCCCGGCGAGAACGGCGCCACCGCTGTGACGATCACCACCGCCGATGGGGCCAGCGTCAGCGAAACCATCCCCGCCGGCCCCACCCTGCTGGTGGCCGTGGGTGATCAGCTGGCCGCCGGAGCCCCGCTCACCGACGACCCCAACGTCGGCGGTTTCGGTCAGTTGGACACCGAAATCGTGCTGCAGAACCCCGTCAGGATCTATGGCCTGCTCGCCTTCTTCGCCGCCGTCACCCTGGCCCAGATCATGCTGGTGCTCAAGAAGAAGCAGTTCGAGAAAGTCCAGGCCGCCGAGGGGCTGATCTGATTCACCGCCGCGCCTGAGCTCATCCCTCTTCCAGCCCTGACCCTTCCTGCGCCGTCCGCCCTGGCCGTGTTCAGTTCACCCGGGCCCCTGCTGTTTCAGCTGGGGCCCTTCTCCCTGCGCTGGTATGGGTTGCTGATCGCCCTGGCGGTGCTGATGGGCCTGGCCCTGGCCACCCGCCTGGGTCGCAGGAGGGCCATCGATGCGGGCCTGATCGCCGACCTGCTGCCGATCCTGGTGCTGGCAGCAGTGATCAGTGCCCGGATCTACTACGTGGCCTTTGAGTGGCGCCAGTATTCCCTCAACTGGCTCGATGCCCTCAAGGTCTGGCAAGGGGGCATCGCCATCCATGGGGCGTTGATCGGCGGCTCCCTGGCGGTGATCCTGTTCTGCCGCTGGCGCAGGCAACCCTTCTGGGCCCTGCTGGATGTGCTCGTGCCCTCGGTGGCCCTGGGCCAGGCGATCGGCCGCTGGGGCAATTTCTTCAATTCCGAGGCCTTCGGCGTGCCCACCGATCTGCCCTGGGCCCTCACCATCCCCCTGGCGAACCGACCCACGGCCTTCCTGGGCCAGAGCAGCTTCCACCCCACGTTCCTCTACGAATCGCTCTGGAACCTGGGGGTGCTCACCCTGCTGCTGCTGCTGTTCCAGCGCGCCAGCCAAGGCAAGCTCGTTCTGCCCGATGGCGCCCTCAGCTGCGTCTACCTGATCGCCTACAGCGCCGGTCGATTCTGGATCGAAGGGTTGCGGATCGACCCCCTCTGCCTGCTGGGCCAACCGCCGTTCTGTGAAGGTGGGTTACGCATGGCCCAGCTGATGAGCTTGATTTTGATCGCCATCGGCGGCTTCGGCCTCTGGTGGCTCTACGGCCGCCGGCGGGCCCTGCCCGACCCCAGCGGTGTGTCCACCCACGTCAACGGCACGGCCCCTTGAGCCTTCCACCTGCAGGGCCCGTGGCCCCCACCGTCAAGATCGTCGGCGCCGGCCCCGGCGCCCCCGATCTGCTCACCCTGAGGGCCGCCCGCGCGATCGAGCAGGCCGATGTGCTGGTCTGGACCGACTCCCTGGTGTCGCCCCAGATCGCCGCCCTGGCCCCAGCGGGCTGTGAATCGATCCGCACCAGCACCCTCACCTTGGAGGAGGTGATGGCCGTGGTGAGCGCGCGGGCCCGCGCCGGCCTCCATGTGGTGCGGCTGCACGATGGCGACCCTTGCCTCTACGGCGCCCTGGCCGAGCAGATCTGCCGGCTGGCCGATGCCGGGCTGGAGCTGGAGGTGGTGCCGGGGTTGAGCGCCTACCAGGCCACCGCCGCCGCCCTGCAGAGCGAATTGACGATCCCGGGGCTGGTTCAGACGATCGTGCTCAGCCGGGCGGGAGGCCGCACCGGTGTGCCCGAACGGGAATCCCTGGGGCGGCTGGCGGCCCTGCGGGCCTCCCTCTGCCTCTACCTCAGTGCCCGCCATGTGGAGGAGGTGCAGGCTGCCCTGCTGGAGCATTACCCCGCCGACACCCCCGTGGCAATCGGCTACCGGGTCAGCTGGCCCGACCAGTGGCTGCAGGTGGTGCCCCTGGAGCGAATGGCGGCCGTCAGCCTCGAACGCAATCTGATCCGCACCACCCTCTTCGTGGTCAGCCCCGCCCTGCGCTCACCGGCGGACGCCCGCTCGAAGCTTTATTCCGCCAGCCACGATCACCTGTTCAGGGCCGCCGCCGCCTCCAGTCCGGCCTGATCAGGGGCGGGGGGAGCGCTGGCGGCCTGCGGCGGCTCCCCATCGCCGTAGAGCTCCCGCGCCAGACGCGCCTGATCGAAGCCGCAGCCCAACCGCGCCACGATCGCCTCCAGGTCGATGGCGGCGTTGCCCAGGCAGCAGGTGCCGCCGGGAGAAGGCGTCACGTTGAACACCAGGCCAGGCCGTGGCGCGATGCGTGCCTCCCCGAGCATCAACCGCCGCTCCCCCTTGTGGATCAGCTGGGGACGCACCCCGCCGTAGCCCTCGGCGAAGCGCAGATCCTCCAACTGCATGCCGGGCACGATCTTGCGGGCATCGGCCAGAAACAGCCGGCGCCTGAGCCAGGGCACCTCAAACAGCAGGTTGCGCAGGATGTAGCTGCGGATGTCGGCCACGCGCAGCAGCTGCCAGAACACGGCGAGCACCGACCAATCCAGCCGCAGCACCTTCAGGAACTCAAAAAAGGAGGCGGGTCTGTAGCGCTCCAGCAGCGGCAACAGCAGGGCGGTGGGCCCAAAACGCGTCTGTCCCGGGGCTCGCACATCGGGGTCGCCGTGGATGGCGGCGAAGGGGAGTTTGTCGTTCTGCACCGTGTAGACCTTGCCCTTGAGCAGGTCGGGAGTGAAGTAGAAGCTCCCCGCCACCGGCAGACAGGAGTACTCCAGGCCGTAGCCCAGCTGCTGGGCCATCAGCAGGCTGTGGGCGCCGGCGCAGACCACCACATGGCGGGCCCGGTAACGCCTGGGACCCGCCGCGGTGCTGGCGTCCACCAGGAACGCCTCTCCCTCTGGGGTGATCCTCTCGACCCGCTGCCCCAACCCCAGCTCGAGTTGGCGATCGCTGCCGACCACGGCGGCGTGGGCCTGCTCCACAAACGACTCGGCCAGCTGCTCGTAGTCGACGGCGGTGTAGGTGCTGCGGATGCCGATCGCCACCAGCTCCTCGCGGCGCGGGACCCCATCCACCAGCGCCACATGGGGCTCCCACTGAGCGATCTGCTCCGGTTCCAGCAGTTCCATGGCCGGGAAGTGGGGGGCAAAGCGCGAGAAGCGCTCCCGCAGGAAGGCGCACTCCGAGGCCCCCACGGCGAGCACCATCTTGGGGGTGCGGAACACCGTGCGCCCGCGCCGCTCAGCATCCAGCAGGGCGGCGTAGTGCACGATCATCTCCGCCGTGCGCTTCACCTTCAGGGCCTTCTCGAGGCTGTAGTTGGTCTCGATGTCGCCGCAGTGGATCGTCTGGCTGTTGTTGGTGGCCTTGGAGTTGACCTGGGCCAGCCGCTCGTAGCGCTCCAGCAGAGCCAGCCTGGGCAGATCGGTGTAGCGGGCCAGCTCGAACAGCAGAGCGGTACCGCAGACGCCTCCGCCCACGATCAGCACATCCACCTCCTGGCGGGCCTCAGGGTCAACGGTGGCGGTGGACGTGGCGATCACGCGCGCGCGGGGGGACGGAGGTTCCGTCAATTCTTCATGGTCGCCCCCCGGGGGCCGGGGGTGGGCCGACGAGGTTTTATGATTGAAGGGTGCGGGCGATTAGCACAGCGGTAGCGCACTTCCTTCACACGGAAGGGGTCACTGGTTCGAATCCAGTATCGCCCATGATTACAGAGGCCTGTCGTTCATCTTCAGGTCGCTTATTTTTTCTTTTGGCCTTTACTTTCGGCCTGGCAACCCCGGTGGTAAACCCAACTACAGACCGTTCCAGCGGATTGGAGGGAGAATGGGAAGTGGCCTTTGGCCAACCACCCGCAGCCATCCGTGTCCGAGCCGATCCCCGACCCCCCGTCGCTTTCCGGTGATCCCCTCGTCAGACTCGGCAAGGTGCTTCGGGAGGCCCGGGAGGCCAAAGGGCTGAGCCTTGGAGCCCTGGCCGATCAGTTGTGCATGGGCAGCGACCAGTTGCAGGCGCTGGAGCAGGGCGCCAAC harbors:
- the tatC gene encoding twin-arginine translocase subunit TatC; this translates as MSPNDSPPGQPPAPIRVTPINAAGRWLAKTAPGGDPGDFPAEVEMSLVDHLEELRQRVLQSLLAVVVAAAACLVLVKPLVRLLEVPAEGMRFLQLAPGEFLFVSLKVAGYAGLTLALPFILYQGLAFVLPGLTRRERRLVAPAVAGSAVLFLGGLAFAWWALVPAALRFLVSYGADVVEPIWSIERYLDFVLLLMVATGLAFQLPVLQLLLGAFGLLRAETMLAAWRWVVLAAALAGAVLTPSTDPVTMLLLTGAITALYLVGVALVALVQSVRTEAGTAGDGVHEAADGAPGES
- a CDS encoding NFACT family protein, which encodes MTAPETAAGTTSRASPQRLPLQALDVTSLKAVLAEWRPTLLPCRFEKAQQSAPHTLQLGLRALDRRVWLEISWQAEAPRLLAIEPPPRIGAGSTLAQQLQHGLAGLALVELEQRGWERVVELRFARRPGDPISRTLVVELMGRHSNVFLLDEQQRVITLARQVKEQHSRLRPIGTGDAYGPPPSLQGHSPSLEEPFPRWRGRLSLVPMTLGQALREAYQGISPALALQLAGDQPEVSRALLEQPVAALDEPQWEQLWRRWQRWLRAVATGDFQFTPGGACAFRCWKEAGAATSDCEAHPAGLPINGALSRYYSGELNRRLLAERQGGLRQRGNQAIERERRLLQQQEQLLARVEDSDGLQERAHALLSGQAPRREQIDEAQRLYRQARKLRRSQAAITPRIAHHRERLERLEASLTFMEQADDLAQLETLEAELQELSAEGRKPKRPLGGGANSAPVPPQPLELRSGGGLRVQVGRNHRQNEWISLRQARRGDLWFHAQECPGSHVVLKSSEAPAQDDDLQLAADLAAHFSRARGNGRVAVVMVPTDQLQRIPGAGAGTVRHRGGEQLWADPGRAAAWLSRPAGGSGAPVPSLEPAQRP
- the lgt gene encoding prolipoprotein diacylglyceryl transferase, with protein sequence MAVFSSPGPLLFQLGPFSLRWYGLLIALAVLMGLALATRLGRRRAIDAGLIADLLPILVLAAVISARIYYVAFEWRQYSLNWLDALKVWQGGIAIHGALIGGSLAVILFCRWRRQPFWALLDVLVPSVALGQAIGRWGNFFNSEAFGVPTDLPWALTIPLANRPTAFLGQSSFHPTFLYESLWNLGVLTLLLLLFQRASQGKLVLPDGALSCVYLIAYSAGRFWIEGLRIDPLCLLGQPPFCEGGLRMAQLMSLILIAIGGFGLWWLYGRRRALPDPSGVSTHVNGTAP
- the petA gene encoding cytochrome f, translating into MRRSLTLLLTTLLTFGVLLIAPQSSWAYPFWAQQNYENPREATGKLVCANCHLAKKPTHVEVPQAVFPDTVFKATVEIPYDTSVQQVGGDGSRTGLNVGAVVILPDGFTLAPPERLSEELKQETEGVYYTQYSDAYPNILLVGPLPGDQHQEIVFPILSPDPATDSGIHFGKYSINVGGNRGRGQVTPTGEKSNNTVYTAPAAGRVASITPGENGATAVTITTADGASVSETIPAGPTLLVAVGDQLAAGAPLTDDPNVGGFGQLDTEIVLQNPVRIYGLLAFFAAVTLAQIMLVLKKKQFEKVQAAEGLI
- a CDS encoding Photosystem I reaction center subunit III, translating into MRRLFAVLISAFLIFGFAPVAHADIAGLTPCAESPRFQQRASQATTDQAKARFSNYSQALCGTDGLPHLIVDGRFSHAGDFLIPSIAFLYITGTIGWAGRSYLMAIRGSKDATMREIQIDMPLAFKSTLSAAAWPLAAFKEFAGGKMLEDDSKVTVSPR
- the gmk gene encoding guanylate kinase codes for the protein MMASPSSAGRLTLITGPSGVGKGTLVAALLRRHPRIWLSVSATTRSPRAGEVDGEHYFFLSRERFDRQLEAGGLLEWAEFAGHRYGTPREPVERHLAAGHPVLLEIELEGARQVRRSFPEGFQIFLKPPSFEELERRIRGRGTDSEEAIARRLQRARVELEAEAEFDAVLVNGDLDQALLQLEALMGLGAEPAVAPSA
- the psaJ gene encoding photosystem I reaction center subunit IX, with the protein product MKKFLTTAPVVAAVWFTLTAGIMIEFNRFFPDLLFHPL
- a CDS encoding DUF3067 family protein; this encodes MPEPPDVEPAPPLGLEEVLGVLRSRWRASYDMQLVQRRGRLYLQVMWAYLEQQSFPLDAEAYAAHIGELIALLNELGVAGQVREWLLTTAERPRLGKAMGLALETGGRGKEFLL
- the cobM gene encoding precorrin-4 C(11)-methyltransferase codes for the protein MAPTVKIVGAGPGAPDLLTLRAARAIEQADVLVWTDSLVSPQIAALAPAGCESIRTSTLTLEEVMAVVSARARAGLHVVRLHDGDPCLYGALAEQICRLADAGLELEVVPGLSAYQATAAALQSELTIPGLVQTIVLSRAGGRTGVPERESLGRLAALRASLCLYLSARHVEEVQAALLEHYPADTPVAIGYRVSWPDQWLQVVPLERMAAVSLERNLIRTTLFVVSPALRSPADARSKLYSASHDHLFRAAAASSPA
- a CDS encoding FAD-dependent oxidoreductase, producing the protein MIATSTATVDPEARQEVDVLIVGGGVCGTALLFELARYTDLPRLALLERYERLAQVNSKATNNSQTIHCGDIETNYSLEKALKVKRTAEMIVHYAALLDAERRGRTVFRTPKMVLAVGASECAFLRERFSRFAPHFPAMELLEPEQIAQWEPHVALVDGVPRREELVAIGIRSTYTAVDYEQLAESFVEQAHAAVVGSDRQLELGLGQRVERITPEGEAFLVDASTAAGPRRYRARHVVVCAGAHSLLMAQQLGYGLEYSCLPVAGSFYFTPDLLKGKVYTVQNDKLPFAAIHGDPDVRAPGQTRFGPTALLLPLLERYRPASFFEFLKVLRLDWSVLAVFWQLLRVADIRSYILRNLLFEVPWLRRRLFLADARKIVPGMQLEDLRFAEGYGGVRPQLIHKGERRLMLGEARIAPRPGLVFNVTPSPGGTCCLGNAAIDLEAIVARLGCGFDQARLARELYGDGEPPQAASAPPAPDQAGLEAAAALNR
- the petC gene encoding cytochrome b6-f complex iron-sulfur subunit, with protein sequence MTQIPASDVPGMGRRQFMNLLTFGSVTGVALGALYPVVNYFIPPKAVGGSGGVSAKDELGNSVTASGWLSTHNEGDRSLVQGLKGDPTYLTVEGPDAIGSYGINAICTHLGCVVPWNSGANKFMCPCHGSQYDATGKVVRGPAPLSLALAQVSVENDNVFLSPWTDTDFRNGEQPWWA